One Arcobacter sp. F155 DNA window includes the following coding sequences:
- a CDS encoding TRAP transporter small permease: protein MTSFTKKLDKIILILASIILLCATSMLIFAVFYRYVVIDFLGIYLEEFVIANTIYEFFTIYFDTLSATTDEIPGYLLVWLSFLGAYLAERENLHIKFDLLVDSLPTKLKNLFQMIPTIMSIIFFALLFYFSIKMIDIDGSTYIETIDIYQGVFMMIFPIASFILIIALSINIYKEYKCIS from the coding sequence ATGACTTCTTTTACAAAAAAGCTAGATAAGATTATTCTTATCTTAGCTAGTATCATTTTATTGTGTGCAACTTCAATGCTAATTTTTGCTGTTTTTTATAGATATGTAGTTATTGATTTTTTAGGAATTTATTTAGAAGAGTTTGTAATTGCAAATACAATTTATGAGTTTTTTACAATATATTTTGATACCTTAAGTGCTACTACGGATGAAATCCCAGGATATCTATTAGTATGGCTTAGTTTCTTAGGTGCTTATTTAGCAGAGAGAGAAAATCTTCATATAAAATTTGATTTATTAGTTGATAGTCTACCTACAAAGTTAAAAAATCTATTTCAAATGATTCCAACTATTATGTCGATTATATTTTTTGCACTGCTTTTTTATTTTTCAATAAAAATGATTGATATTGATGGTTCAACATATATAGAAACTATTGATATTTATCAAGGTGTATTTATGATGATTTTTCCTATTGCATCTTTTATATTAATAATTGCCTTGTCTATAAATATTTATAAGGAGTACAAATGTATATCATAG
- a CDS encoding TRAP transporter substrate-binding protein, giving the protein MTRILKPVFPLILLGASLLNAQEVRIASHVSALAPLYYQGKNFAEGVNSKVKKAYDFKLYPSAQLGKEKALITNLKAGSLEMIVVASGVLKLDKKLGIFDLPWLFNDRAHVQRAMNAGLYNEIKNTIEKDNKTIKVLGIYENGFRHIMNSKRAINTPKDLRGLKIRISGGKFRQDVFRKMGATPQKVAWKETFTALQTGVVDGVEAATYGFYGQKHYEVLKHLSITNHVYTPSFLLVSKKFFDSLSKEDQEIFEKVGKDITATQYDEAAVLEAKYFEDMKSKVQINNVDIGSFKEKVTRLYTNYEKRYGRDWLDIIEKTKE; this is encoded by the coding sequence ATGACTAGGATTTTAAAACCAGTTTTTCCATTAATTTTGCTAGGAGCTAGCTTATTAAATGCACAAGAGGTAAGAATAGCTTCTCATGTATCTGCTTTAGCACCATTATATTATCAAGGAAAAAATTTTGCAGAGGGAGTAAATTCAAAAGTTAAGAAAGCTTATGATTTTAAACTTTATCCAAGTGCACAGTTAGGGAAAGAGAAAGCTTTAATTACAAATCTAAAGGCTGGATCTTTAGAAATGATTGTAGTTGCTTCAGGGGTACTTAAACTTGATAAGAAACTAGGTATTTTTGATTTACCTTGGTTATTTAATGATAGGGCACATGTTCAAAGAGCAATGAATGCAGGTCTTTATAATGAGATTAAAAATACTATTGAAAAGGATAACAAAACTATTAAGGTTTTAGGTATTTATGAAAATGGATTTAGACATATCATGAATTCGAAAAGAGCTATTAATACACCAAAAGATTTAAGAGGATTAAAAATTAGAATTTCAGGTGGAAAATTTAGACAAGATGTATTTAGAAAGATGGGGGCGACACCTCAAAAGGTTGCATGGAAAGAGACTTTCACAGCACTTCAAACAGGGGTTGTTGATGGTGTAGAAGCTGCTACATATGGTTTTTATGGACAAAAACATTATGAAGTACTTAAACATTTAAGTATTACAAATCATGTTTATACACCAAGTTTCTTATTAGTATCAAAAAAATTCTTTGACTCTTTGTCTAAAGAAGATCAAGAGATATTTGAAAAAGTTGGTAAAGATATTACTGCTACACAATATGATGAGGCAGCAGTTCTTGAAGCAAAATATTTTGAAGATATGAAAAGTAAAGTTCAAATCAACAATGTTGATATTGGTTCTTTCAAAGAAAAAGTTACTAGATTATATACTAATTATGAGAAGAGGTACGGTAGAGATTGGTTAGATATTATTGAAAAAACTAAGGAGTAG